The following coding sequences lie in one Cyanobacterium sp. Dongsha4 genomic window:
- a CDS encoding GmrSD restriction endonuclease domain-containing protein has protein sequence MIKQIQSSAVQKELSIRSETVQRIYNFYINNLFYVNRRYQRKLVWTIEEKRAFIDSILKGFPVPIILLAQTEKNKISVFEIIDGMQRLNAVTAFIEGEFDIEDKYFDLETMVESKSLLDQEKLTQKTPILNRHYCEIIGSYVLPLSVYSFDDNEKVDEIFRRINSNGKHLSRQELRSAGSTSKFADLVRKIANEIRTDTSASDILLLNNMKQISITNKQLEYGINVDDIFWVKNRILTKEMLRESKDEEIIADVLAYMLLQDIPLSNSTRLDDYYGFREDNEHQKEIESSLTIKQPELIQKQFIKVYDQIRQILVVSQKNFRELICDRNLTSMVRQFQVIFLSFYDLLIKKNQEISNYDKLISELNSITKEMTITTGKTWAFQNKQRNINKIKGIIQDCFKQKDTIDPAIDSWLTEFETLLTQSTTEQSLYDFKQGFTELNEGKQFNQDNFDKIIKTLTAMANHSPNATGYVCVGIADNDKTAKKIYDLYNVDFVEYKNFKITGITHEAERLQGNLDNFYRWIIQLIKLQPINQTTKDTIGREIKVINYKNKSVIIFSLKGGKEPTSYNDKFYQRIGSNVNEIKVSEYVELFRRFSKE, from the coding sequence ATGATTAAACAAATTCAATCCTCAGCTGTTCAAAAAGAACTTTCTATTAGAAGTGAAACGGTACAAAGAATATATAATTTTTATATAAATAATCTATTTTATGTTAATAGAAGATACCAAAGAAAATTAGTTTGGACTATTGAAGAAAAAAGAGCATTTATTGATTCAATATTGAAGGGTTTTCCCGTACCTATAATTTTATTAGCTCAAACAGAAAAAAATAAAATATCAGTCTTTGAAATTATAGATGGAATGCAAAGATTAAATGCTGTCACGGCGTTTATAGAAGGCGAATTTGATATAGAAGATAAATATTTTGATTTAGAAACAATGGTAGAATCAAAATCACTTCTTGATCAAGAAAAATTAACACAAAAAACTCCTATTCTTAATAGACATTACTGTGAAATAATAGGTAGTTATGTTCTGCCATTATCTGTTTATTCTTTTGATGATAATGAAAAAGTTGATGAAATTTTTAGACGAATTAATTCTAATGGTAAACATTTATCTAGACAAGAGTTGAGGTCTGCTGGCTCCACTTCTAAATTTGCTGATCTAGTAAGAAAAATTGCTAATGAAATTAGAACTGATACATCAGCTTCAGACATTCTTCTTCTTAATAACATGAAACAAATTAGTATTACTAATAAACAATTGGAATATGGGATTAATGTAGATGATATTTTTTGGGTAAAAAATAGAATTTTAACCAAAGAAATGTTAAGAGAATCCAAAGATGAAGAAATTATTGCTGATGTTCTTGCTTATATGTTATTACAGGATATACCATTAAGTAACTCTACAAGGCTGGATGATTATTATGGATTTAGAGAAGATAATGAACATCAAAAAGAAATAGAATCTTCTTTAACTATAAAACAACCAGAATTAATTCAGAAACAATTTATTAAAGTTTATGATCAAATTCGTCAAATTTTAGTGGTTTCTCAAAAAAATTTTCGTGAACTTATCTGTGATAGAAATTTAACATCTATGGTACGTCAATTTCAAGTAATTTTCTTAAGTTTTTATGATTTATTAATTAAAAAAAATCAGGAAATTAGTAACTATGATAAATTAATTTCTGAACTAAACAGTATCACTAAAGAAATGACAATTACTACGGGAAAAACTTGGGCTTTTCAAAATAAACAACGTAATATAAATAAAATAAAAGGAATAATACAAGATTGTTTTAAACAAAAAGATACGATTGATCCTGCAATTGATTCATGGCTGACTGAATTTGAGACTTTATTAACTCAATCAACAACAGAACAATCTTTATATGATTTTAAGCAAGGTTTTACTGAATTAAATGAAGGAAAACAATTTAATCAAGATAATTTTGACAAAATAATTAAAACATTGACGGCAATGGCAAATCATTCACCGAATGCAACTGGTTATGTTTGCGTAGGAATAGCTGATAATGATAAAACAGCCAAGAAAATATATGATCTATACAATGTAGATTTTGTTGAATATAAAAATTTTAAGATAACAGGAATAACACATGAAGCTGAGAGATTACAAGGTAATCTTGATAATTTTTATCGTTGGATAATTCAGTTAATTAAATTACAACCAATAAACCAAACCACCAAAGATACTATAGGTAGAGAAATTAAGGTAATTAATTATAAAAATAAAAGTGTTATTATTTTTTCTTTAAAAGGAGGAAAAGAACCTACATCATATAATGATAAATTTTATCAGCGTATTGGTTCAAACGTAAATGAAATTAAAGTTAGCGAATATGTAGAATTATTTCGACGTTTTAGTAAAGAGTAA
- a CDS encoding Eco57I restriction-modification methylase domain-containing protein: MPKNNIDLKSNILDSLSLFSAKDTVDAIAPFYQTLGYSTELNVELDNASPTDFLMMINQDKIDSKRLLLDEWQSVDYLFQLTEEQIKQISDIPQFNIDYINSYLFLTITLKKDYYSRTQLSSITREINKLSAIPIMLTFRHGNSLTLAIIDRRPNQKDNDKDVLQKITLIKDINFVSPHRAHLEILNDFALSTIIKNNKPENFDDLHLAWRKVLDTSALNKQFYREIANWYFWAVKTVNFPSIIEDKTVNNATNIIRLITRLIFVWFLKEKGLIPNTLFNVNSVTKIVRPLEDKESTYYKAILQNLFFATLNTEIKPDNRQFNDSPNSYRYQDYFEDTKQFLELTTNIPFLNGGLFECLDKEMLIDGFSEAVDNPLTVPNKLFFGGEESIDLSKVYGSKKRNREKVRGIINIFNDYKFTIDENTPIDEEIALDPELLGKVFENLLAEYNPETETTARKQTGSFYTPREIVNYMVDESIIAYLKQQLLNDSSGYVELGSNQTNLFGNEHNQQQTLQTKVEDNPFIGKEDELESSLRELLSFSEINPFTPDISQKLITAIDSLKILDPACGSGAFPMGILQKLVHILSKLDPHNEQWRNQQKERAIAPVQKDIKTAQNIGDEEARSLAIEKLKTRLQQIEDEFNNNEQDYPRKLFLIENCIYGVDIQPIAVQISKLRFFISLIVEQKVNDNLENRGILPLPNLETKFVSANTLIGVDNQKTLRTNEVEKKEAELKKVRHNYFSANNPQDKQRCKQQDQQLRTEITTLLKETGLTGAIADTLARWNPYDQNVSSDFFDSEWMFGVTGFDIVIGNPPYVRQEAIKYLKPILQKQYNCYTGVADLYVYFYEQGLKLLRNNGYLTYITPNKYFRAGYGQKLRQYLTQNSQIEILIDFGDANVFEATTYPSIILFKKQNNSDNQDIKVLNWDENNSLNDFKVVYEKDKFLVPQKSLTADGWRLESSQILNLLDKLKSTGIPLGEYVNGRFYYGIKTGFNEAFIVDRETRDKLINEHPSSAEVLKPLIRGRDVKRWIINFAEQYLIKIESSENKKHPWSDKPEKEAEKIFGQTYPAIYKRFHQYRYNLIRRNNKGKYFWELHSCTYWDKYNLPKILYQEIATYQAFAWDDNNYISNNKTFFIYDSNLYLLGLLNSRIVWFFLHYTASKLQGGAYAMQTPYISQIPIPKGTEEQKREIETLVHKCLENKGVNVQKYEEKIDEIISKLYALTIKEIMIVHSPF, translated from the coding sequence ATGCCTAAAAATAACATTGATTTAAAGTCCAATATTCTTGACTCCCTCTCTCTCTTTTCTGCTAAAGATACTGTAGATGCGATCGCACCGTTTTATCAAACATTAGGGTATTCTACAGAGCTTAATGTAGAGTTAGATAATGCTTCGCCCACTGATTTCTTGATGATGATTAATCAGGATAAAATAGACAGTAAAAGATTATTATTAGATGAGTGGCAATCAGTAGATTATCTCTTTCAGTTAACAGAAGAGCAAATTAAACAAATATCTGATATTCCTCAGTTTAATATAGATTATATTAATTCTTATTTATTCCTTACTATTACCCTCAAAAAAGATTATTATTCCCGTACTCAATTATCTAGTATTACCAGAGAGATTAATAAACTTTCTGCTATTCCTATTATGTTAACCTTTAGACATGGTAATAGTTTAACTCTAGCTATTATTGACCGTCGCCCTAACCAGAAAGATAATGATAAAGATGTTTTGCAAAAGATAACCTTAATTAAGGATATAAATTTTGTTAGCCCTCATAGAGCGCATTTAGAGATACTAAATGATTTTGCTTTATCCACTATAATAAAGAATAATAAACCAGAAAATTTTGATGATTTACATTTGGCATGGCGTAAAGTATTAGATACTTCTGCTCTTAATAAACAATTTTATAGAGAGATTGCTAATTGGTATTTTTGGGCAGTAAAAACTGTTAATTTCCCTAGTATAATAGAAGATAAAACGGTTAATAATGCTACTAATATTATTAGATTAATTACTAGACTAATCTTTGTCTGGTTTCTCAAGGAAAAAGGGCTTATTCCTAATACTCTATTTAATGTTAACTCAGTAACTAAGATAGTGCGACCGCTCGAAGATAAGGAGTCAACATATTATAAAGCAATATTACAGAATCTATTTTTTGCTACCTTAAACACAGAGATAAAACCCGATAATAGACAGTTTAATGATAGCCCCAACAGTTACCGTTATCAGGATTATTTTGAGGATACTAAGCAATTCCTTGAGTTAACCACTAATATCCCTTTCCTGAATGGTGGTTTATTTGAATGTCTTGATAAAGAAATGCTTATTGATGGTTTCTCTGAAGCTGTGGACAATCCCCTAACAGTTCCTAATAAACTATTCTTCGGCGGTGAGGAATCGATTGACCTTAGTAAAGTTTATGGTAGTAAGAAAAGAAATAGAGAGAAGGTAAGGGGTATCATCAATATCTTCAATGATTACAAATTTACTATTGATGAAAATACACCGATAGATGAGGAGATTGCCCTTGACCCTGAGTTATTGGGTAAAGTATTCGAGAATCTCTTAGCTGAGTATAATCCTGAGACTGAGACAACCGCTAGAAAACAAACTGGTTCTTTCTATACTCCTAGAGAAATCGTTAACTATATGGTAGATGAGAGCATCATTGCTTACCTTAAACAACAATTATTAAATGATAGTAGCGGTTATGTAGAACTTGGTAGTAATCAAACTAATCTTTTCGGGAATGAGCATAATCAACAGCAAACTTTACAGACTAAGGTAGAGGATAACCCATTTATCGGTAAAGAGGATGAGTTAGAGTCTAGTTTAAGGGAATTACTATCTTTCTCTGAGATTAATCCTTTTACCCCTGATATTTCCCAGAAGTTAATTACTGCTATTGATAGTCTCAAAATCCTTGACCCTGCTTGTGGTTCTGGTGCTTTTCCTATGGGTATCCTCCAAAAGCTGGTTCATATCCTCTCTAAACTTGACCCTCATAATGAACAATGGCGTAATCAACAAAAGGAGAGGGCGATCGCACCTGTACAAAAAGATATTAAAACAGCCCAGAATATTGGTGATGAGGAGGCTCGTAGTCTAGCAATAGAAAAATTAAAGACTAGGTTACAGCAGATAGAAGATGAATTTAACAATAATGAACAGGATTATCCCCGTAAACTATTTCTCATTGAGAACTGTATTTATGGTGTTGACATTCAACCTATTGCAGTACAAATCTCTAAACTACGCTTCTTTATCTCCCTCATAGTAGAACAGAAGGTTAATGATAATTTAGAGAATAGGGGTATTCTCCCTCTCCCTAACCTCGAAACTAAGTTTGTCTCTGCTAATACCCTCATCGGTGTTGATAATCAAAAAACCCTTAGAACTAACGAAGTTGAGAAAAAAGAAGCTGAGTTAAAGAAGGTAAGGCATAACTACTTCTCTGCTAATAATCCCCAAGATAAGCAACGCTGTAAACAACAAGACCAACAACTCAGAACAGAGATTACAACTTTACTCAAAGAAACTGGTCTGACAGGTGCGATCGCAGATACTCTGGCTAGATGGAATCCCTATGACCAGAATGTTAGCTCTGACTTCTTTGATAGTGAGTGGATGTTCGGGGTAACAGGCTTTGATATTGTTATTGGTAATCCCCCTTATGTACGTCAGGAAGCAATTAAATACTTAAAACCAATTCTTCAGAAACAGTATAATTGCTATACTGGAGTAGCTGATTTATACGTTTATTTCTATGAGCAAGGGTTAAAATTACTAAGAAATAATGGTTATTTGACCTACATTACTCCTAATAAATATTTTAGGGCAGGTTATGGACAAAAACTAAGACAATATCTTACTCAAAATAGCCAAATAGAGATATTAATAGATTTTGGGGATGCTAATGTGTTTGAAGCAACTACTTACCCTAGCATTATCTTATTTAAGAAACAAAATAATAGTGATAATCAGGATATTAAAGTTTTAAATTGGGATGAAAATAACTCATTAAATGATTTCAAAGTAGTCTATGAAAAAGATAAGTTTTTAGTACCACAAAAATCATTAACGGCTGATGGTTGGCGGTTAGAATCTTCTCAAATATTAAACCTCTTAGATAAACTGAAAAGTACAGGAATACCTTTAGGAGAATATGTTAATGGTAGATTTTATTATGGTATTAAAACAGGATTTAATGAGGCTTTTATTGTCGATCGAGAAACAAGAGATAAATTAATTAATGAGCATCCCTCATCAGCAGAAGTATTAAAACCCTTAATTAGAGGTAGAGATGTAAAACGATGGATTATAAATTTTGCCGAACAATATTTAATTAAAATTGAATCATCAGAAAATAAAAAACATCCTTGGAGTGATAAACCAGAAAAAGAAGCCGAAAAGATTTTTGGTCAAACTTATCCTGCTATTTATAAGAGATTTCATCAGTATAGATATAATTTAATAAGAAGAAATAATAAGGGTAAATATTTTTGGGAATTACACTCATGTACCTACTGGGATAAATATAATTTACCTAAAATACTTTATCAAGAAATTGCAACTTATCAGGCTTTTGCTTGGGATGATAACAACTATATTTCTAATAACAAAACATTTTTTATTTATGATTCTAATTTATATCTTTTAGGGTTATTAAATTCTCGAATAGTTTGGTTTTTTCTTCATTATACAGCATCAAAATTACAAGGAGGAGCTTACGCCATGCAAACTCCTTATATTTCACAAATACCAATACCTAAAGGTACGGAAGAACAGAAAAGAGAGATAGAAACTTTGGTGCATAAATGTTTAGAGAATAAAGGAGTTAATGTGCAAAAATATGAAGAAAAAATTGATGAAATAATCTCAAAATTATATGCCTTAACGATCAAGGAAATAATGATTGTTCACTCACCTTTTTAA